atggCTCTTATTTTGCCTCTTAAGAATTAGGGTTGTAAACAAAATAAACTTGGCTTGAGAGTTTGGTTCAGTAAGTGCTCGTTCAAGTTCATTTACTATATTAATAAGCAATTTGTCGGGCTCGTTCACTAAAAAAGCCGAGCATGAACAAGGACGGGCTCGACTTGTTTCAGCTCGTGACAACTCGATTAGACTCAGTAATAAGTTCGATTTCAACTTTGAGCCCATTAATTTTCGGTTACTATTCCTCTATTTAAATCCTTAATTTTGCCATTTCTTCATTTTCCAATCAACAATAATATGTTTACATTATATGAATAAATTTTAAGCACTGTCTTATCTATAATTTCCTTTCTACATTTAAATTTTTACACTACTAATTTACAATTCTTATTAGTattgaaaattaattatttattaaaaatataattacaaatGTGTGAAGTGACAATTAGGGAGGGGAAAGGAGTGAGATTTTATAGAGACCCCCTTAAAAAATTTTGGTGTGGGATAAAGTGCTCAAGGTATCTTGCAAGTTGCAATTAGTCTTCATCCCACACGAGCTCgagttataataatatataaattttaattttttttcattgatgactagttatatattttatttttttctcaacttttttttatatatagttAAAAATGAAAGACTTGATTTCGTCATAATTTTTCTTAGTTTTCCCAGTATTTTCTAAGTTTTAAATAAGCAAATCTTAGCTTTACATTTAGGAATATagattttgatttaaatttggatttgtttaaatttagttaaattataatatgaaattGTATCGAATTTCTTATATACCCacacaaattaaaatttatgaAATTCATTTTTATTAACACAAATGTTATGTTTGAAGCATAGAAGCCAACATCTTCAATTGCAAGCTTAGAAGGTACCCTCCCATCTACCTGACTAGGATTACCTATAGAAGCCAAATTCAAAgcaaaacaaaatataaaataaaaaaatagaaaaaaaaaaaaaaaaagaacttggGATGCAAGTGTGGAGAGACTAGAAAATGCACTGGCATCTTGGAAGACAAGCTAGTTGTTAATTAGGGAAAGGTTAAAATTTGCATAAATGAGTGCAATGTCTATTTAAGCTTGCATAAATGTAATAAGAGTGAAGTTAGATCCTAAATCTTTAAGATtctaaatttaaatatttgcGTATGGTTTACTTATTAAAATTATCAGTGACGCATCAATGAGCGAGTGACAATGATTTCAATCCTTATTTAGCATTGTCTCATGAGTGGTGCATCAATGAGAGTTTcgaatcacatatatatatatatacttcctATTCTACCCTCTAGAAAGTCTTCAAAGAAACTTTCTTTTAAAGGTTTTAGGTTCCAAAATTAAAgttataaaaaatttataatcatCATGAACTAAAAAACTTGAGAGCTTACTTGATCAAgcatattttgaatttatatgGATTTaggtaaaataaaatattaaattatattgatttttttcAACTCAAATGAATGCATGCCACGTCCAACTCATCTATTCATAGTATACGTAATCTATCCAACGAAGAATGTCGTCAAATAACAAGGCAGTTTACATTGAATTCGAGCTAGAGCTCCCCGACGTGATCCCCGACGGCGACTGGGAAGCTTACCGGGATTTAATCGACCGCATACGTGAGGCGGTGGCGGTGAGGACGGTGCACTCCATTCCCGTGCTTGCTAACGAAGAACAGACGCCCTCTACATGGGTCGACATCAATTTGCGACTAGCAAATGATTCACGTGGTTATTCTGTCTGGTTCAGGACGCGAGCCGACAACCTCTACCTCGTCGGCTACCGCCTCCACAACCAGCAGCAGTGGTTCGAGTTTTTCGGCGAAAACGGAAAAGCTCAGAACCTAATCGACGGATCCACGAACCTAGGCTTCAGCGGCAGCTACGACTCCTTGATGAACAGGCGCGCCGATAACTGGGACTGGGAACAGGTGATGGTGGGTCTGTTTCCCCTCCGCCGGGCCATAGAAAATATCTATAACACAGCACGCCGGGACAGGGCGCGGTCGCTGCAAGTCGTGATTTTGATGATCAATGAAGCGATTAGACTCAATGATATACGGAACTTCTTCACTGACAATACCTACGAGATCGAATTCCCTATTGGGTTTGTTAATCAGGTGCACGGCTGGGGAAACGTCTCTGAGCGGGTGCGAGACGTCGACGAGAATGCGGATCCCAACATGGAATTAAACATTCCAGAAAATGCTATGGGCATTCAAACGCTTGCGCAGGTGTCACGAttcgcctttttcacaccgttgtgaaaggCCGCGCggcgctagttaaagcactcttacttaactagccagcctatcgtttactaacattcatccacaaagcactttcatttaacattcattcagatagcagcggaaataataatcaattcatgaaaccCGTGGCAACCAaacagtaaatattgaagcaaacgtaattaaTTAACAAATcttccgttgacatgttgtacttagcgagggaggcaagtaggctaagcacgttgacaattgctagtgagttttacaatgactgatgaacactcaccctcctctaaagaggtttttatgtaattatcatcctgacactaggaaatatcaaagtgaccgaggagtcatactgccttatttggcttacaaagactctactagcagaaattaaccctacactagtatttacatgatggaaacccatcctaagcacacgagataagcggtcacaggcaagcataatgccctgaacaagcttagctcgtgacattctcccccacttatgcggtcgacggcctcgtagacttttggcggtaggtgcacttcaactttgtccacgaatgacttcaaatcttccgcagaaatccagctgatttctttgtcatctaggcacttccacttcactaggaacttctgccgcttcttccttgaggatatgaactttttgtctgcaaggatctcttcaacatcatgtctgtcaggttgcactattTTCAACTctacgctgtttgactgacttctgcttaagttattggtgttggcgttgaatggcttgaggcagttgacatgaaactgcAGTCTTCTCTTCTgttctgcccacttcttcatctacttaaaagctttctccagataggcttgggcaaagtctgcattctgtctcccttcactggtgaagatgtactcCCTGGGACTCTTTCacctgtacggctcgcccactgtgcgAGGTAACAGcagcagctggcctgtaacaagctcaaaagggctcttgttggttgttgagcacctttgggcattgccacagaacggagccacatcaattAGTTGcatgccattcttctggttgtcgttgacacaatggcacaagtactcatctagcagctctctgaatctcttcatctgtccgtctgtttgtcgatgataactcgaagagatgtcaaggtgtgacttgaatatcctgaaaaactttgttaagaagttgtcagtgaacattaaatcttggtcacaaataataacttggggaacaccccaatatctcacaatagtcacaaggaacaattgtgtcgtcccctctgccgaacagtactttggtgcggccatgaaagtaccatacttcttccgctcccccttgtcttgttggcaagtgagacaagttttggtataatcaaccacatcatcccgcgtatgcggccaataatacctcctcagtagtcctgtcattggagtcatcctccgcgaataccccttaacgaacttcctacagtatctagtaaggccaagaaaggaacgcaactccttcactgtcgtggggatcttccgttcttgaatcatccttaccttctccatacccctctggatacgaccttgttcaacgacttgactaaggaatttgttgctccgccgagtgaaagagaaattctccttcttcatatccagactgtttcccttcagcctgtcgaacaccttccgtaaatgctcttcatgtttcttctgaaacgacaccgatgctcccaacggtgttttggaagggtggacacatcccgcttccaattcatcaagctgtttccccaactctactatctcaagaggcgcaatccgacatggccttttagcaggtggtttcactcctgataacaactcgatctcttaCTCCACAGTCCGTcatgaaggcaaattttgaggcagcttatccggcaacacctccttatcctcatccaacaccgcttggatggtcgtaggctccagctcttggcctacttctttgtctaccaccaccgtggctagacgtgtctgctcaccctgacccaatctttcattgagttgtatggctaaaagggacttcccgtcgtctcctttcgttgcaacgacttgcaccatgcacgagtgatctcccattagACACAGGGAACTAGCCGAAGGCATCAACACTGCCCTCGTCcgcattaggaactccattcctagaatgactggatagtcatccaatggcaccgctgtgaaattcgtaTGACCTTTCcattgtccaagctttatagccacttgcttggctactcccagagtaggctgggctacagagttaactgctttcacgcatcctgtatccttctctaaggataagttgagtctccctgcttccaactgcgaaacaaaattatgagtagctcccgtatccaccatagcgtgagtactcttcccatttatcctcaagtccacaaacattaacccttttgctcgtgtaactttcggtgtttttgcctgcttttccaatgcgttcaccaaccgcattgaacccaccctcggggcatcatcctcttccacatcgtcttccactgcctgttctacaatggaagtctgtaaggcattaagtgatgctttgtaagggcactcaaaaactctatgaggacctcgacacaagaaacactcaattttactcttcccctttccattgggtgtgttgaacccttgagacgatgaagcttcctgtgaggttgatgatttagagtcggctcctccactcttgggtttgccattcttgaaagactttccactatttccctctccgccaaaccgtttgtaCGAAGCGGTCTCATcgccagcgtagtctgtcaagcgttctgcagccgcttgtgcagttgacaagtcttgaaccctttgcctatgaagttcagttcttgcccatggtttcatcccctcaagaaaatagaacaacttgtccttctctgacatatcccgaatatccaacattaaagcagaaaattgtttcacatattcactgattgatcccgtatgcttgagatctcttagttttctccttgcattatactcaacgttctcaggaaagaattgggccttgagctctctcctcaagtttgcccaactatcaatcacacagtttccattttcaatttctctgtacttggtacgccaccatagtttggcatcaccaaccaagtacatggttgcagtatccacctttgcctgttctgaggccatcctcacaacgcgaaagtactgctccacatcaaacaaggaattctctaactccttggcatctcgggcacccccatacgtcctgggttctggcgccttggtcttgctaactcccggagtgttggagtttcccatagcaagaaccatgacatttacctttgcatccagatctgccattcgggcttgcaaagttttcacagtgtggcgaaagtcctctgacatgtcgcctatcaaacctgcttgatgtttttgtgatcccatcacttcatcaacaagttctttcatctgggccacctccgcggccatagtgttggttgtttcctcaacctatgcttccagcacgctaatcctctcagcattgtttggtgccatggtcacttaccaaagcttcccaaatccaacaacgaaggcaatcgaattcacgtagcaactcaaccttgggctctcaccaagtgtcaccgacttggctctgacaCCAAATGtaacggtccgcctttttcacaccgttgtgaagggccgtgcagcgctagctaaagcactcttgcttagctagccagcctatcgtttaccaacattcatccacaaagcactttcatttaacattcattcagatagcagcggaaataataatcaattcatgaaagccgtggcaaccaagcagtaaatattgaagcaaacataattcattaacaaatcctccgttgacatgttgtacttagcgagggaggcaagtaggctaagcatgttgacaattgctagtgagttttacaatgactgatgaacactcatcctcccctaaagaggtttttatgtaattatcatcctgacactaggaaacatcaaagtgaccgaggagtcatactgccttatttggcttacaaagactctactagcagaaattaaccctacactagtatttacatgatgaaaacccatcctaagcacacgagataagcggtcacaggcaagcataatgccctaaacaagcttagctcgtcaCAGCAGACAATGCTTCTACTTGGCATCATAAAGGATAGTGCTCTCGGTGGAAAACGTATGCTTCTCAGTTCTGTAGCACATAGGAGTACTACTATGGAGGGACAACCACTGGTGGAGCTGTTCTCAGTCACGCTCAATGGTATCGACGGTGAGATCTACCTATACGGCACCATCACCGTCACCAATGGGCTGCTTTGCCAATACATTTACAACCGGAACATGAACAATCCTGAATCCATTTACGCTGGTGACACTATTTTGTTGAGCGGTCCGCCTCGATCCATCTCAGCCCTAGACAGCTTCACTATCCATGTGGATCTCTCAACTTCCAATGACGAAATTAGCTACGGGCAAGGCTCGTGGAACGTTTACTTGACGGCCACAAATGAGTATGACAAGCCCTTATCGATGGATATTGAAGGCAAGAATGGTTCGGTGACATTGAGCTATATAGTGTTCAGCAATGCTGTGAAAGCACTGTGCAAGTCATGCTAGTAAATGCGGATGGAAAAGATACTGCTGAAGTTTTTGGATTAATTACAGCTCGTAGTGACAAAGTTTCCAATGAAAGTATGCTCTTTCGGAAGACGTCAAACAAGAACGATTTACAAGTGAACCTTAATGGGCTCATTCCCTTATTGAGATCTGCAGTAGCTGTGCCACTAGACTCCTCCTTCATAATAAGGATTGCTCATGATGAAGTAGTATTCGCTCCTTATCCCACAGgttcatatactaaaaatatttctGGGAAGTACGGGGAAGTCCAAGTAGAAGTAATCtaggaaaatatttaatttagtaCTTAAATCTTGTGTGTATGGCTTTAGAAGCCCCTTGAATAAATTTGGTAGTATTCAAGGTGGTTATTTTAGACCTCTTTAGTTTTGGTATCTTCTCTGTATCACTTAGCAATAAGCTTACATTGTAGGACCTGGTgggaataaatataaattaattaattaaacttgaTGTATATTCATTATGTTTTGTTCGAGAATCTGAAAAGTTTTTTAAATTGAGAGTTGTACCTATAGGATTCATGGAACTACATAAATAGACTGTAATAAATATGCTAATAGTAATTATTATAGATTCATATACTAGCTTAGCTCTAAGTGAAGCCTTTAAATAGTCATGTACACTTCTCATTTGTATCAGtggaataaaaaatatcaaagtGTTACATCCTTCATTCACTTCTTTCCACCTAGTTTGTATCCTTTATTTCCAACAAAGTAGAGCTAAGTGTGTCTAGTATTTTAAGTCCATTTCAATGCCCCCTCCTTACCAAAGATAATTTTGATAATTGAAATATATGAATGAAAGTCTTACTTGGATCTCAAAAAATTTAGGAGATAAAGTAGAACCAGGGTTGTTGACACCATATTTTTTTCAATCATCAAAAATACAACTCCACTGATTTGACCTTTTATCCAAAAAtccgaaaaataaaaatatgaaatctgattttttttttttttaaaggcatTTAAGGGATTCCTACGCTCACTTCATTTGAACTCATAATTAATTTAGGAACCGATCCCTATTGTTAGGACCTAATTTTGTCCAGTTTAACTTAAAGCCCTAAATTTGAGTTTGTTAGTGCAAATTTTTGATAAATACTTTCGAGCTTTAACTTGCAAATTCGCCCTTAGTTGTGCTCTCTTTCTCATTCTTGTGATTTTTCAAAGTACGAGTGGATAATAAGAAATACCTTGATTCAGATTAATTATCGACCTAAAAAATCTTACATGTTCATCTATTTAAGGCCAATTTGTAACTAAGAGACCAtgaaattttaaacaaaaaatcATAAGATTGTGTTTGGGTTTGAATTATTTTACCCTGTAAAATTCTAATTTAAGTTCAAAGCAACAATTAATTTAACtgcttgatttttattttttttcaaaaattccaccTTATCCTTTAGCTCACGAtcattttgaaaatttcaaattcaaattttgagcttaaaatttgtaaacctatgaatttaattcaatattcatatccCTTTATCTATATTAGTTGAGGTATtcgattttgaaaattttgaaaacatactttctttttttaGTTTGGAACCGATTATTTCACTGACAACCTGAAATTACAGGCCAAAATTAGTTTTAATTGACCTtatttattacaaaaataataattagaacCCAAACCTGGACACGAGGCAAGGTCCGAAATAGAACCCAGATTTGAACCCCTAATAATGCTCATGTCCATCTTGATTTCTTtcaccaaagaaaaaaaaaaagggtaaccAGCCTCAATTTTTGGATTACACGCAGATCTGTAAAAGTCTCCTTCTCAAATTGATCTACCAATTAAACAAGGGCAGCGACACTGTCAATCAATGCGACTCACTTGCCAACCAATCCTCAGCCGAATCTTTTCCGACAAGGCATCGCCACCGCCAATCTACCCAATAACTTTGCCGGCGACGGCACCTCATCTCCATCGCAGCGGAGGAGGCCGGGTGAGAACGGATCCAAAAGCAGAGACCCCAAAGGAGCATCCACACACTTCCACAACCcaagagagggagagggaagGTATAACAGAAAAACCTCAGCAGATTCGTAATTTTTGTTTCTCCTATTGAAAAATTTTAAGGTAAAATCTAGTAACACTTCATCCTTGTGATTTTGAAAGCtatcaaaaatttaaatttagtgACAAGATAGATAGTTAGTCAACCATTAAGCAACCCTAGGCCGAAACTCCATTCCACCCGCCGTGGCCGCTTCCCCTCCCCACTGCAGCGCCCTCCTCCGTCGACCTGAAACAGAAGGCAGACTAAGAAAAGAAATAAGACTACATTCTTTAATATCTTGAATTACAAATGAATGTTCTGTATTTATACAGAGTAGAATGTAACTAATACTAACTAACTCAGTTATAAACCAATGAAAAATATCCACATATTTAATCTATTTTATATCAATCTGTAATAGTCTCCCTTGGACAACAGCATATCAAATGGCTTAGATCCCAGCAGCTTTATCATTAAATCTTCTATTTGGTGAGCAAAATTGACATGAAGAACAGTTAATAAACCTTCTTGAATTTTTTTGCACACTAAATGGCAATCGATTTCGATatgtttggtgcgttcatgaTAAACTGGGTTAGCTGCAATTTGGATTGCTGCCTTATTATCACAAAATAGCAGTGCTAGTTGACTATGTGGTTGATGCAAATCATTAAGTAATGCTTTAATACATATTATCTCACAAACGGTAAAAGCCATTGATCTATATTCTGCCTCTGCCAATGATCTTGAAACCGTGtgttgtttctttgatttccaagatattAGTGCTTCACCAATGAACACACAATATTCACTAATTGATCTTCGTGTGTctggacaactagcccaatctgaATCCGAAAAACCTTTGATATGAATGTCTGAAGAACTTGAAAAAAATAGACCTTTTCTAGGAGccaacttcaaatatctcaaaattctCATTGCTACTTGAAGATGTGGCACTCGAGGACAATCCAGAAATTGACTCAAATGATGGACTGCAAAGGTGATGTCTGGTCTGGTATGAGTAAGATAAAGTAACCTCCCAATTAATCTTCTCTAACCATCTTTTGACAGTTTGACATGAGTATCCATGAGAAATAAAACAAGTTTAGCAACAAGTAAACCAAAATCAGCAATCAATTCTAGAGTATACTTTCTTTGAGATAAAGAAATACCCTTTTGTGATCTTGCAATTTCCATTCCAAGAAAAAATTTAGTTGGacccaaatcttttaatttgaacTGAAGTGTTAAAGTTGTTTTGATAGCTTTAATAGCTTTCAAATCATTGCTAGTAAGTagtatatcatccacataaagtaaTAATGCCATGAACGAAGTTCCTTCCCTTTTGGTAAACAATGAATAATCTATTTTTGACTGTGAGAAGCCAATATCAAATAGGATAGATTTGAATTTAGAATTCCATTGCCTAGATGCTTGTTTCAAGCCATAAAGGGATTTTGTAATTTGCATATCCTTGTGTCCCCCTTAGGAAGATAACCAAGAGGTGTTGTCATGAATACTTCTTCATCTAAATCTCCATATAAAAAGGCATTATTGATATCTAAGTGAAAAAGATACCAATTATGTATAGCAGCTAGTGATACAACACATGGAACAGCTACCATTTTTGCAACAGGTGAGAAAGTTTCAAAAAAATCTAGGCCTTCTTTTTGAAAAAATCTAGGCCTTCTTTTTGAGTATACCCTTTGgctacaagtcttgctttatgTCTCTCAATAGAACCATCtgaattgtattttattttatacacCCACTTACAACCTATAGGCTTTTTATCAGGAGAAAGTGACGTTAAGATCCAAGTATTGTTTGATTCTAATGCAGATAATTCCACAGACAAGGCATCTCTCTAATGAGAATGCCTAACAGCTTGATGATAAAAACTTGGTTCTATTTCAGAGGAAATTGCAACAGAAAAAGTTTTATATGATTTAGACAATTTTGAGTACGACAAAACATCAGAAATGCTATATTTATTACTTGACTTAATTGCAGAAGCTGTAGGAGATGATTTAGAAGTAGAAGCAGCTAAGTTGCAGTGATAATTTTGCAGATATTCAGGTGCTTTGTGCATTCTGGTTGATCTTCTAAGAgaaggaaaatgattttgatcACTCAGAGATGGAATATTTGTGGTCTCTGTGTTGATAGGATTTACTACTCGATGTGGTGTATTAATATATGAAAAAGATATTGGATTTTCAATGGAATCAGGAATTGATTTTGGAAGAACAATATTATCTGATTTTGAATGAAAAATCTGTAAAGTAATATCTAGATCTGAATTAGTAGTTGATGAGTCATTTTGTAAAAGAAATGGGAATATTGATTCATGAAAAACTACATctctagaaataaaaaaatttttaagtTCGAAGTCATATAGCTTATATCCTTTTATTCCAAAAGGAAAACctataaaaatacatttttctAGCCCTTGGTGAAAATTTGTTTCTGTTATGAGTAATGGTTGATGCATAGCATAAacaaccaaaaactctcaaatgaCTATATGATGGAACTGAATTATAAAGAACTTCATGTGAAGATTTGTTGTTTAGAACTAAAGATGGAATTCTATTTATAAGATGACATGCAGTTAGTATACATTCTCCCCAAAAAATTAGAGGAACATTTGATTGAAATCTTAAAACTCTTACTACATTTAACAAATGTTGATGTTTTCTCTCAACTATAGAATTCTGTTAAGGTGTTTCTATGCATGACATTTGATGTATAATACCTTTCGAAGCAAAAAAATCAGTCATTTTAAATTCTAGACCATTATCCCTCCttatgcattttatttttcttccaaATTGTGTTTCAATTAAATTGTAAAACATAATCAATACATTTctaacttttgatttttttttcatcaaataaACCCATGGAAATCTTGAATGatcatcaactatagtaagaaaaAATCTAGATCCATTATGAGTTGAAACCGAGAATAGTCCCCATATCTCACAATGAACAATATGAAAAATAGAACTTTCATTATATGTATGAACATGGAAAGGAAGTCTCTTCTGTTTTGCCAATGGACAAACAGTACAATGAACAGAAATTTTATCTGTAAAATTGATATCAGATACATAAGGAAGAACAATCTAGACATGGAAGGATGTCCTAATCTACTATGCCAAACTTTAGAGTTTGTTACAGAATTGATAAGACTCGATTTAGGTTGAATCTCATCATTATTAGCACTTGATTTCTGCAATAAGTATAAACCAGCTTTTCTTCTAGCtatcccaatcatcttccatGGGGTATGCTCCTGAATGAAACAATAATCATATGAAAAAATGAATGAGCATTTCTGTGTTGAAGATAGTTTACTTACAGAAAGTAAATTGTATGAGAAAGATGGTACACAATGTACATCTTTAAGAATTAAAGTTTCTGATATTTGAACCACACCAATATGGGTAACAAGTATGTTATCACCATTTGGCAATGTTATGGAGATGTTTAGAATCTCTGGAATGGAAGTAAACATATCAATGGAATGAATAATATGATATGTGGCTCCGGTGTCTATAATCCAAGTATTATGGGATATTAAAGTGTAAATTGATGCACTTAAGGAAATACTTGGATTAGATGATATACCTTGAGTGGAATGAGCAGCAGATTTAGAAACAACATTTATTGCTTTATGATTGGTATTATCATCAGGCTGTGAGTGAATTAAAGATAACAATTTTTGATAATCTTCTTGAGAGAAAGGCAATTGATTAAAGTTCTCAAAGGGATTATTCAAAAATTGACCCGAAACTTGATTTGCAGATGCTTGAAACTTTCCTTTCTGTCAGCCAGAATTTTGCTTGAATCCAGGAGGATAACCATGAATCCTATAGCATTTATCCACCGTATGATTATTCATGCCACAGTGAGTGCAATACAATTTTTCTCTTCTTGTTTGCTGTTTTCCagaattaaattttttcatatCTGAGTTTGTATCTTGCCTTTTGCTCATGAATGCAACAGTATCAACTAAAATGTTCTTGCTGATTTccctttgtttttcttcttacatcattaaagaaaaaactttatTTATGTCTGGCACTGGATCCAGCATTAGAATTTGTCCTCTTAAATGag
This genomic stretch from Malania oleifera isolate guangnan ecotype guangnan chromosome 3, ASM2987363v1, whole genome shotgun sequence harbors:
- the LOC131151493 gene encoding protein synthesis inhibitor I-like, which codes for MSSNNKAVYIEFELELPDVIPDGDWEAYRDLIDRIREAVAVRTVHSIPVLANEEQTPSTWVDINLRLANDSRGYSVWFRTRADNLYLVGYRLHNQQQWFEFFGENGKAQNLIDGSTNLGFSGSYDSLMNRRADNWDWEQVMVGLFPLRRAIENIYNTARRDRARSLQVVILMINEAIRLNDIRNFFTDNTYEIEFPIGFVNQVHGWGNVSERVRDVDENADPNMELNIPENAMGIQTLAQVSRFAFFTPL